In Streptomyces sp. NBC_01439, the following are encoded in one genomic region:
- a CDS encoding PRC-barrel domain-containing protein, producing the protein MIGIADIREWRTHDVVDAASHKIGVLEAVYVDTSTDEPAMATVLVGLPTRRHLVFVPLAGAVVGPGYVKVDYDRSLVKKCPAIGTDDVLPAEDEAAVFAHYGLAYQPGVNGERQLARR; encoded by the coding sequence ATGATCGGAATCGCGGATATCCGGGAGTGGCGTACCCATGACGTCGTCGATGCCGCAAGCCACAAGATCGGAGTGCTGGAGGCGGTCTACGTGGACACCAGCACCGACGAGCCGGCCATGGCCACCGTCCTGGTCGGGCTGCCCACCCGCCGCCACCTGGTCTTCGTCCCGCTGGCGGGCGCGGTCGTGGGGCCCGGCTACGTCAAGGTCGATTACGACAGGTCGCTGGTGAAGAAGTGCCCGGCGATCGGGACGGACGACGTCCTGCCCGCCGAGGACGAGGCGGCCGTCTTCGCGCACTACGGCCTGGCCTATCAGCCCGGCGTGAACGGCGAGCGGCAGCTCGCCCGCCGCTGA
- a CDS encoding alpha/beta fold hydrolase: MDILRRNNVKVSGSPGSPVVMLAHGFGCDQNMWGLVAPALAEEFQVVLFDYVGSGGSDPSAWSAERYGSLHGYAHDVVEVCEALDLRDVAFVGHSVSAMIGVRAAATTPERFSSLVMVGPSPCYIDDDAYRGGFSAEDIDELLESLESNYLGWSATMAPVITANPERPELGEELTNSFCATDPAIARVFARTTFLSDSRDDLKSAGVPTLVLECAQDVIAPCEVGGYVHAAIPGSRLVTLDATGHCPQLSAPEATTSAIRAFLRELR, encoded by the coding sequence ATGGATATCCTCCGCAGGAACAACGTGAAGGTCAGCGGATCACCCGGCAGCCCCGTGGTGATGCTGGCGCACGGGTTCGGCTGTGACCAGAACATGTGGGGCCTGGTGGCCCCGGCGCTGGCCGAGGAATTCCAGGTGGTCCTGTTCGACTACGTCGGGTCGGGCGGCTCCGACCCGTCCGCCTGGAGCGCCGAACGCTACGGCTCACTGCACGGATACGCCCACGACGTGGTCGAGGTGTGCGAGGCCCTCGACCTACGGGACGTGGCCTTCGTCGGACATTCGGTCAGCGCGATGATCGGGGTACGGGCGGCGGCCACCACTCCCGAGCGGTTCTCTTCCCTGGTCATGGTCGGCCCTTCCCCTTGCTACATCGACGACGACGCCTACCGCGGCGGCTTCAGCGCCGAGGACATCGACGAGCTGCTGGAGTCGCTCGAGTCGAACTACCTCGGCTGGTCGGCCACGATGGCACCGGTGATCACGGCCAACCCCGAACGTCCGGAACTGGGGGAGGAGCTGACCAACAGTTTCTGCGCCACCGATCCGGCGATCGCCCGCGTCTTCGCCCGCACCACGTTCCTCTCCGACAGCCGTGACGACCTGAAGTCGGCGGGCGTACCGACGCTGGTACTGGAATGCGCCCAGGACGTGATCGCGCCGTGCGAAGTCGGCGGCTACGTCCACGCGGCCATCCCCGGAAGCCGCCTGGTCACCCTGGACGCAACGGGTCACTGCCCCCAGCTGAGCGCTCCCGAGGCCACCACGTCAGCCATCCGCGCCTTCCTGCGGGAGCTGCGGTGA
- a CDS encoding pectinesterase family protein produces the protein MQIHLYDNYYDTTASEGYAHSYSVNSRAGAQVVAQNNYWKLSPDRKTSQLLSGDGTGAIAGSGNLVGGAPVDLVAAHNSAGPGKKIKTTVDWRPTLTAGLETASELPAKLAAKAGAGILTETGGKAAPTPSGPAGGRTLTVAADGSAAHRSVQAAVDAATAGDTVLVARGTYRETVNVPASKHGLTLKGATGNAEDVVITHDNASGTPKPGGGTYGTAGSATATFSANDITVTGVTVENTWERSAHPDVRDTQAVAVNASGDRQKYLNSRFIGHQDTVLNWAPSATNQYRQYFRHCFFAGDVDFVFGNATAVYDQVNVTLRDRGAVAGGHNGYLAAPNTDAAKPYGILITDSTISSPARPGTYYLCRPWHPGPSAVGQLVIRNTSLPAALKTEGPWTDMGGFSWKSARFAEYANTGPGAGTGANRP, from the coding sequence GTGCAGATCCACCTGTACGACAACTACTACGACACCACGGCGTCGGAGGGCTACGCGCACAGCTACAGCGTCAACTCCCGGGCCGGCGCCCAGGTCGTCGCGCAGAACAACTACTGGAAGCTCTCCCCCGACCGGAAGACCTCCCAGCTGCTCAGCGGCGACGGCACCGGAGCCATCGCGGGCAGCGGCAACCTCGTCGGCGGCGCCCCCGTGGACCTGGTCGCCGCCCACAACTCCGCCGGCCCCGGGAAGAAGATCAAGACCACCGTCGACTGGCGGCCCACCCTCACCGCCGGACTCGAAACCGCATCCGAACTGCCGGCGAAGCTGGCGGCGAAGGCCGGCGCCGGTATCCTCACCGAGACCGGCGGCAAGGCCGCTCCCACGCCGTCCGGTCCGGCCGGCGGCCGTACGCTGACGGTCGCCGCCGACGGCTCCGCGGCCCACCGCTCCGTACAGGCCGCCGTCGACGCCGCCACCGCGGGCGACACCGTCCTCGTCGCGCGCGGCACCTACCGCGAGACGGTGAACGTCCCCGCCTCCAAGCACGGACTGACGCTCAAAGGCGCCACCGGCAACGCCGAGGACGTCGTCATTACTCACGACAACGCCTCCGGCACACCGAAGCCCGGAGGCGGTACGTACGGAACCGCGGGCAGTGCCACCGCGACCTTCTCGGCCAACGACATCACCGTCACAGGTGTGACGGTCGAGAACACGTGGGAGAGGTCGGCTCACCCGGACGTCAGGGACACGCAGGCCGTGGCGGTCAACGCGTCCGGCGACCGCCAGAAGTACCTCAACTCGCGTTTCATCGGACACCAGGACACCGTCCTCAACTGGGCTCCCTCCGCCACCAACCAGTACCGGCAGTACTTCCGACACTGCTTCTTTGCGGGGGACGTCGACTTCGTCTTCGGCAACGCCACCGCCGTCTACGACCAGGTCAACGTCACCCTGCGCGACCGGGGCGCCGTGGCCGGCGGCCACAACGGATACCTCGCCGCACCGAACACCGACGCGGCCAAGCCGTACGGGATCCTCATCACCGACAGCACGATCAGCAGCCCCGCCCGACCCGGGACCTACTACCTCTGCCGGCCCTGGCACCCGGGCCCGAGCGCGGTCGGCCAGCTGGTCATCCGCAACACGAGCCTGCCCGCGGCCCTGAAGACCGAGGGGCCGTGGACGGACATGGGGGGCTTCTCCTGGAAGTCGGCCCGGTTCGCCGAATACGCCAACACGGGCCCCGGCGCCGGAACCGGAGCGAACCGTCCCTAG
- a CDS encoding SigE family RNA polymerase sigma factor → MTEDEAAAEFHAFFERHHAELSRLAYLLTGEADAADDLAADAMVALWHRWDRARSADSAAAYARGVVANLARSRIRSTVRERRRVLLFWSHRPERTDGPDMAAVMDVRAALDTLPFRKCACVVLRYAFDLSEKDTAAALGISVGTVKSQTSKGTAELQRLLGTRAAGELVERGSR, encoded by the coding sequence ATGACCGAAGACGAGGCGGCCGCGGAGTTCCACGCGTTCTTCGAACGCCACCACGCCGAACTCTCCCGCCTGGCGTACCTGCTGACCGGGGAGGCGGACGCCGCCGACGACCTCGCCGCGGACGCGATGGTCGCGCTCTGGCACCGCTGGGACAGGGCCCGCAGTGCCGACTCCGCGGCTGCCTACGCCCGCGGAGTCGTCGCCAACCTTGCCCGCAGCCGGATCCGGAGCACGGTGCGCGAGCGGCGGCGCGTCCTGCTGTTCTGGTCGCACCGCCCGGAGCGGACCGACGGCCCGGACATGGCCGCAGTCATGGACGTACGGGCCGCCCTGGACACGCTGCCGTTCCGCAAATGCGCCTGCGTGGTACTGCGGTACGCCTTCGACCTCTCGGAGAAGGACACCGCGGCGGCACTCGGGATATCGGTGGGTACGGTGAAGAGCCAGACCTCGAAGGGGACTGCGGAACTGCAGCGGCTGCTCGGCACCCGGGCCGCCGGCGAGCTGGTGGAAAGGGGAAGCCGGTGA
- a CDS encoding DUF5819 family protein has translation MRRTGWAVSSGIEAAGVKELHQSDSGTVPQQRHDEAAMPGERFMRVRAVRAGLRTAVALCLVTTLVHVVLVFLHVAPANPVSKHYSAQVNGWVYPLFEQNWRLFAPDPDSFNRKILARTAHTDSEGSVQVTPWFDLAAVDHSAVDHNVFPSHTSQNLLRRAWTSYVETHGGSDTARSERAVMLQTYLRNIAADRVAAHNDGGAFDFIQLRVVTLPVAAPGTAAGNRPPAPTEDRLLPWWKVTSHGK, from the coding sequence ATGAGAAGGACCGGGTGGGCGGTGTCGAGCGGAATTGAAGCTGCGGGCGTGAAGGAACTTCATCAGTCCGATTCCGGTACGGTCCCCCAACAGCGTCATGACGAAGCGGCCATGCCGGGCGAGCGGTTCATGAGAGTTCGCGCAGTGAGAGCAGGGCTGCGCACCGCAGTAGCCCTCTGCTTGGTGACGACACTGGTCCATGTCGTCCTGGTATTCCTTCATGTGGCCCCCGCCAACCCCGTATCGAAGCACTACAGCGCACAGGTCAACGGATGGGTGTACCCGCTCTTCGAACAGAACTGGCGGCTCTTCGCCCCGGACCCCGACTCCTTCAACCGAAAGATCCTGGCGAGGACCGCACACACCGACTCCGAAGGATCGGTGCAGGTGACCCCCTGGTTCGACCTGGCTGCCGTGGACCACTCCGCGGTCGACCACAATGTATTTCCGAGCCATACGTCCCAGAACCTCCTGCGCCGCGCCTGGACCTCGTACGTCGAGACCCACGGAGGAAGCGACACGGCACGCTCGGAACGCGCCGTGATGCTGCAGACGTACCTGCGCAACATCGCCGCGGACCGCGTCGCCGCCCACAACGACGGCGGCGCTTTCGACTTCATTCAGCTCCGGGTCGTCACACTGCCCGTCGCTGCGCCCGGCACAGCGGCCGGGAACCGCCCGCCGGCACCCACCGAGGACCGGCTCCTGCCCTGGTGGAAGGTGACCTCCCATGGGAAGTGA
- a CDS encoding DUF5994 family protein produces MTTTLDRTAPRDFAAESSARLSLTPKTTLAGQLDGAWWPYSRDLETELPPLAAALEEPWGRVTRVTVNPDRWPVVPHTVALDGRTLHVGWFTEQDPDKLILLSYTVGRWDLLVIPPETAPAAAARLMAAAAIPGSVLTAGSLMANESAIGRGVRDARRREATWEGEGGACMSPFGVAMGRSALPLSANGWR; encoded by the coding sequence ATGACCACCACCCTCGACCGCACCGCGCCCCGCGACTTCGCCGCAGAGTCCTCGGCTCGCTTGTCCCTCACCCCGAAGACCACGCTCGCCGGCCAGCTGGACGGGGCCTGGTGGCCCTACTCCCGCGACCTTGAGACCGAGCTTCCCCCGCTCGCCGCCGCCCTGGAGGAACCGTGGGGGCGCGTCACCCGCGTCACCGTGAATCCCGACCGCTGGCCCGTCGTACCGCACACGGTTGCCTTGGACGGACGCACGCTGCACGTGGGCTGGTTCACCGAACAGGACCCCGACAAGCTGATCCTGCTCTCCTACACCGTCGGCCGCTGGGACCTCCTGGTGATCCCGCCCGAGACCGCACCCGCAGCTGCGGCCCGGCTGATGGCCGCCGCCGCGATCCCGGGTAGCGTCCTCACCGCAGGCTCGCTCATGGCCAACGAAAGCGCCATCGGGCGCGGCGTCCGCGACGCCCGCCGCCGGGAAGCCACCTGGGAGGGCGAAGGCGGGGCCTGCATGTCTCCCTTCGGGGTCGCGATGGGACGAAGCGCCCTCCCGCTGTCCGCGAACGGCTGGAGGTGA
- a CDS encoding ice-binding family protein, which produces MKLKFQAAQRRTLSGWLASAVGVTVAAVMVAGLPTQAMAIATPVPLATAASFSVLAGQGVTNTGPSVISHDLGTHPNPAISGFPPGLVLGAVHAADAVALQAKSDLVQAYNNAAGQATDFALAAGIGAGQTLLPGVHTAVSGVGLTGDLILDAGGDPNAVWVFQIPEALTTASNSRVLLTNGASACNVYWQIGSSATLGTTSTFVGTIMALTSISVTTGTNIEGRALARNGAVTLDTNRIFLGGCATGGTTTGTTTGTTTGTTTGTTTGTTTGTTTGTTTTGTTTGATTGTTAGTPTAGSTTGTTVGLIGGGLLGGPIVDLVSGGTSGNIAGNTSGNTAGNTAGNTTGGNTTGGNTTGGTITGGNVTGGHGGQPGGPDHHGLEHHGPEHGGPGNGHDEGPGKPDHGHGHDHDGKPGDHYGYGNKPAGHEGHHGHEG; this is translated from the coding sequence ATGAAGCTGAAATTCCAAGCGGCCCAGCGCCGCACTCTGTCCGGCTGGCTGGCCTCGGCCGTCGGGGTAACGGTTGCCGCCGTGATGGTCGCCGGATTGCCGACGCAGGCAATGGCCATCGCGACACCCGTGCCTCTGGCCACAGCCGCCAGCTTTTCCGTTCTGGCAGGTCAGGGCGTTACCAACACCGGCCCCTCCGTGATCAGTCACGACCTTGGGACGCACCCGAACCCTGCCATCTCCGGATTCCCCCCCGGCTTGGTGCTCGGCGCCGTCCACGCTGCCGACGCTGTGGCACTTCAGGCCAAGTCCGACCTGGTCCAGGCGTACAACAACGCTGCGGGGCAGGCCACGGACTTCGCGCTTGCGGCGGGAATCGGCGCCGGCCAGACGCTGCTTCCGGGCGTCCACACCGCTGTCTCCGGTGTCGGGCTCACCGGTGACCTGATCCTGGACGCCGGAGGAGACCCCAACGCCGTCTGGGTGTTCCAGATCCCTGAAGCCCTGACGACGGCATCCAATAGCCGAGTGCTCCTCACGAACGGCGCTTCGGCGTGCAACGTGTACTGGCAGATCGGGAGTTCGGCCACCCTCGGCACCACCTCCACCTTCGTGGGTACCATCATGGCTCTGACCTCGATCAGCGTTACCACGGGGACGAACATCGAGGGCCGGGCGTTGGCCCGTAACGGCGCCGTGACGCTCGACACCAACAGGATCTTCCTCGGCGGGTGCGCCACCGGCGGTACGACCACGGGCACCACGACCGGTACGACCACGGGCACCACGACCGGTACGACCACCGGCACGACCACCGGCACGACGACCGGCACGACCACCACCGGTACGACCACGGGCGCGACCACGGGCACGACCGCCGGCACGCCTACCGCAGGATCGACGACCGGTACGACCGTGGGTCTGATCGGTGGTGGCCTCCTGGGCGGACCGATCGTCGACCTCGTGTCGGGCGGCACCTCGGGGAACATCGCCGGCAACACCTCCGGAAACACCGCGGGCAACACGGCCGGGAACACGACCGGCGGCAACACGACCGGCGGCAACACGACCGGCGGGACCATCACCGGGGGCAACGTCACCGGCGGGCACGGCGGTCAGCCCGGCGGGCCGGACCACCATGGCCTGGAGCACCACGGGCCGGAGCACGGCGGGCCGGGCAACGGGCACGACGAGGGACCCGGTAAGCCGGACCACGGCCACGGCCACGACCACGACGGGAAGCCCGGCGACCACTACGGCTACGGCAACAAGCCCGCTGGCCACGAGGGTCACCACGGCCACGAGGGCTAG
- a CDS encoding HTTM domain-containing protein has product MGSEQIPQPPSAAATPHRPAAQVTPVAGTAHRWLLDRIGVLWALLTDRPISLYAASVLRIGYGLLYLVFLLREFPHRDEIWGPGSPWTPALAQQLFDQTGWNSILILSDSRAYFELCYMAALVTSALFMLGWRTRAMSVLFAVVVTSFHARSIFMTDGGDNLILLMALYLVLTACGRRWSLDARRNRFKAARAGDAPEPVRSLSAQQLHDARTTLTTVVHNCGILVIAAQVCFLYGSAGLYKIQGQTWGGGTALHYALNLELFQPWPALSHLVDEYPMVIAIASYVTVLLQVAFPFVLFGRLKYPVLTVLLGMHIGIAVLLGLPLFSGAMIIADAVFLPDRFYAFLPHLWRRAARHTGMWRPAPGRAAGSASVPPQGQPSRSSPKHRATPAGQQGTALATGPAPSVSGTRKPD; this is encoded by the coding sequence ATGGGAAGTGAACAGATCCCCCAGCCCCCTTCCGCAGCGGCCACGCCGCACCGGCCTGCGGCCCAAGTGACTCCGGTCGCCGGCACCGCCCACCGGTGGCTCCTCGACCGGATCGGTGTTCTGTGGGCGCTCCTCACCGACCGGCCGATCTCCCTGTACGCCGCATCGGTTCTGCGCATCGGCTACGGGCTGCTCTATCTGGTCTTCCTGCTGCGAGAGTTCCCGCACCGTGACGAGATCTGGGGCCCGGGCTCCCCCTGGACACCGGCACTGGCACAGCAGCTCTTCGACCAGACGGGCTGGAACAGCATCCTGATCCTGTCCGACAGCCGCGCCTACTTCGAACTCTGCTACATGGCGGCCCTCGTCACGTCCGCGTTGTTCATGCTGGGCTGGCGGACCCGGGCCATGTCCGTCCTCTTCGCCGTCGTGGTGACCTCGTTCCATGCCAGATCGATCTTCATGACGGACGGGGGCGACAACCTGATCCTGCTGATGGCCCTCTACCTCGTCCTCACCGCGTGCGGCCGGCGCTGGTCCCTGGACGCACGCAGGAACCGGTTCAAGGCAGCCCGTGCGGGCGACGCGCCGGAGCCGGTGAGGAGCCTCTCCGCACAGCAACTCCACGACGCCCGTACCACCTTGACCACGGTGGTGCACAACTGCGGCATCCTCGTCATCGCGGCACAGGTCTGCTTCCTCTACGGATCGGCCGGCCTGTACAAGATCCAGGGCCAGACCTGGGGCGGAGGCACCGCCCTCCACTACGCGCTGAACCTCGAACTCTTCCAGCCCTGGCCCGCGCTCTCCCACCTCGTGGACGAGTACCCGATGGTGATCGCGATCGCCAGCTACGTGACGGTGCTCTTGCAGGTCGCCTTCCCGTTCGTACTCTTCGGCAGGCTCAAGTACCCCGTTCTGACGGTGCTGCTGGGCATGCACATCGGCATCGCAGTGCTCCTGGGACTGCCTCTCTTCTCCGGCGCGATGATCATTGCGGACGCCGTGTTCCTTCCCGACCGCTTCTACGCCTTCCTGCCTCACCTGTGGCGACGCGCAGCACGGCACACGGGCATGTGGCGGCCGGCACCCGGCCGAGCGGCGGGATCCGCATCGGTACCTCCGCAGGGCCAGCCCAGCCGATCCAGCCCGAAGCATCGAGCCACTCCGGCAGGGCAGCAGGGCACTGCGCTTGCCACCGGGCCCGCGCCCTCGGTCTCGGGGACTCGGAAACCCGACTGA
- a CDS encoding STAS domain-containing protein — protein MSTLTITARDATTGPVLEIAGDLDYDQAPRLRQAVTELSLEPGQRLVLDLSRIRFCDSSGITALIVARNHAVAAQADIALAAVPDNTIRILRIVGLDRVFTIHPDVGTATAHRPATRRP, from the coding sequence ATGAGCACCCTGACGATTACCGCCCGAGACGCCACCACCGGCCCCGTCCTGGAAATCGCCGGCGACCTCGACTACGACCAGGCCCCCCGCCTTCGACAGGCCGTGACAGAGCTCAGCCTGGAGCCAGGACAACGCCTCGTCCTGGACCTCTCCCGCATACGGTTCTGCGACTCCAGCGGCATCACCGCCCTTATCGTCGCCCGCAACCACGCTGTCGCGGCCCAGGCGGACATCGCCCTGGCGGCGGTCCCCGACAACACGATCCGCATCCTTCGCATCGTCGGCCTCGACCGGGTCTTCACCATCCACCCCGACGTCGGCACGGCCACAGCACACCGACCGGCCACCAGGCGTCCCTGA
- a CDS encoding PP2C family protein-serine/threonine phosphatase yields the protein MNEESVDRAEGLGERPLGLLLHRARRMPPQLIGPLIAEEMAGIGGRDVSILLQDYAQALLVPLPGRKLHVGRPQPVIDSPAGRAFLRGEVVEVPQAHGGVRMYVPLPDGNDTVGVMALTLDHVGDDDRRLLRRLAGLVADLLVTKNAYTDQLFLARRREPMSVSAEIQWSLLPPLTMTVPQVAVAGILEPAYRVAGDSFDYALNDNILHMAVIDAMGHGLDAAAMATIAIGAYRHARRVSVSLAEKYTYMDDAISRQFGPDHFVTAQLMHLNIATGELELVNAGHPAPLLIRDGKVVRQLESATTLPVGFGGEEPRIGEHTLRQGDRVLCYTDGIIEEHVAGGELFGEERLIRCVDRLGEMPSEGMRADLRRLSHTLKSERGGHTSDDATLFMVEWRGGAADHLAVLD from the coding sequence GTGAACGAGGAGAGCGTGGACCGGGCCGAGGGTCTCGGCGAGCGGCCGCTCGGCCTGCTGCTGCACCGGGCGCGGCGGATGCCACCGCAGCTGATCGGCCCACTGATCGCGGAGGAGATGGCCGGGATCGGAGGCCGTGACGTCTCCATCCTGCTCCAGGACTACGCGCAGGCGCTGCTGGTGCCGCTTCCCGGCAGGAAGCTGCACGTCGGCCGGCCCCAGCCGGTGATCGACTCCCCGGCCGGGCGGGCCTTCCTGCGCGGGGAGGTCGTCGAGGTACCGCAGGCCCACGGCGGCGTCCGGATGTACGTGCCACTGCCGGACGGCAACGACACAGTGGGCGTCATGGCCCTCACCCTGGACCACGTCGGCGACGACGACCGGCGCCTGCTGCGCCGGCTCGCCGGGCTGGTCGCCGACCTGCTGGTCACCAAGAACGCCTACACCGACCAGCTCTTCCTGGCCCGGCGCCGGGAGCCGATGAGCGTGTCCGCGGAGATCCAGTGGAGCCTGCTGCCCCCGCTGACGATGACCGTGCCGCAGGTCGCGGTAGCCGGCATCCTGGAGCCCGCCTACCGCGTCGCCGGAGACAGCTTCGACTACGCACTCAACGACAACATCCTGCACATGGCCGTGATCGACGCGATGGGCCACGGCCTGGACGCCGCCGCGATGGCGACCATCGCCATCGGCGCCTACCGGCATGCCCGGCGCGTGTCCGTCAGCCTGGCCGAGAAGTACACGTACATGGACGACGCCATCTCCCGGCAGTTCGGTCCCGACCACTTCGTCACCGCCCAGCTGATGCACCTGAACATCGCCACCGGTGAGCTGGAGCTGGTCAACGCGGGCCACCCCGCGCCGCTGCTGATCCGCGACGGCAAGGTCGTGCGGCAGCTGGAGAGCGCGACGACGCTGCCCGTCGGCTTCGGCGGCGAGGAGCCCCGGATCGGAGAGCACACGCTCCGGCAAGGCGACCGCGTGCTGTGCTACACCGACGGAATCATCGAAGAGCACGTCGCCGGCGGGGAGTTGTTCGGCGAGGAACGCCTCATCCGGTGCGTCGACCGCCTCGGGGAAATGCCGTCAGAGGGGATGCGGGCAGATCTGCGCCGGCTCTCCCACACGCTGAAGAGCGAACGGGGTGGGCACACCAGCGACGACGCCACCCTCTTCATGGTCGAATGGCGCGGGGGCGCCGCCGACCACCTCGCGGTTCTCGACTGA
- a CDS encoding helix-turn-helix domain-containing protein, with the protein MAVNGNPTVRRRRLGAELRRLRLARGLTSTQVAEHLLISQPKVSHLETGRRGIRPRDVRDLCGLYGVTDQQVVDSLMEMARESNRQGWWVACGEVPYAVYIGLETAAASVRSHEPLVIPGLLQTPAYAAAVTAETIPLATEEQIAVRLEVRLRRQSRAHHPARPFRLAVVLDESALRRVVGSPEIMREQLEYLNRLGEQPHITVQVLPHSAGAHPGVSGQFSILDFPDTATGTVYLERFTSDLYLEKRSDVRYYGAMFDHLQAQALNPERTRRFITRAAEELPAAAVLPAGP; encoded by the coding sequence GTGGCGGTGAACGGAAACCCGACCGTCAGACGACGCCGTTTGGGCGCGGAGCTGCGCCGGCTCCGTCTGGCCCGCGGTCTGACCAGTACGCAGGTGGCTGAGCACCTGTTGATCTCCCAGCCCAAGGTCAGCCACTTGGAGACCGGTCGCCGCGGGATCAGGCCGCGCGATGTGCGGGACCTGTGCGGCCTCTACGGGGTCACGGACCAGCAGGTCGTCGACTCGTTGATGGAGATGGCCCGGGAATCGAACCGACAGGGCTGGTGGGTCGCCTGCGGGGAAGTCCCGTACGCCGTCTACATCGGCCTGGAGACGGCGGCCGCTTCTGTCCGGTCCCACGAACCCCTGGTGATCCCCGGCCTGCTGCAGACGCCCGCCTACGCGGCAGCGGTCACCGCGGAAACGATCCCTCTGGCCACGGAGGAGCAGATCGCCGTGCGCCTCGAGGTACGGCTGCGCCGCCAGTCCCGCGCCCACCACCCGGCCCGGCCGTTCCGTTTAGCGGTCGTGCTGGACGAATCAGCACTGCGCCGCGTGGTCGGCAGCCCCGAGATCATGCGCGAACAACTCGAGTACCTGAACCGCCTCGGCGAGCAGCCGCACATCACCGTGCAGGTCCTCCCGCACAGTGCGGGAGCCCATCCGGGAGTCTCTGGACAGTTCTCCATCCTCGACTTCCCGGACACCGCCACGGGGACGGTGTACCTGGAGCGGTTCACCAGCGACCTCTACCTGGAGAAACGATCCGACGTGCGGTACTACGGCGCCATGTTCGACCACCTTCAGGCCCAGGCCCTGAACCCGGAGCGCACCCGCCGCTTCATCACCCGTGCCGCCGAGGAGCTGCCGGCCGCCGCAGTGCTGCCCGCCGGGCCGTGA
- a CDS encoding CBS domain-containing protein, translated as MTLVQMQFRSVSANPVYPVVVDAMEAAGPQVCDDMTVEVALSVMASARAGHLLVCDEDGLCAGLVTPAQLAAVRDGDAYTDRIRLRDVLGDRGPSTSPLTTMAEAEHAMRYRRLDALPVVDEQGSALGVLALAR; from the coding sequence TTGACGCTGGTCCAGATGCAGTTCCGCTCGGTGAGTGCCAACCCTGTGTACCCGGTGGTGGTCGACGCCATGGAGGCTGCCGGGCCGCAGGTCTGCGACGACATGACGGTCGAAGTGGCCTTGTCCGTCATGGCCAGTGCCCGCGCGGGACATCTGTTGGTCTGCGACGAGGACGGCCTGTGTGCCGGTCTGGTGACCCCGGCCCAGCTCGCGGCCGTCCGTGACGGAGACGCTTACACGGACCGGATCCGGCTGCGCGACGTCCTCGGTGACCGCGGGCCGTCCACCTCGCCCCTCACCACGATGGCCGAAGCCGAGCACGCGATGCGCTACCGCCGGCTCGATGCTCTGCCCGTCGTCGACGAACAAGGCAGCGCCCTGGGCGTCCTCGCCCTTGCACGCTGA